A genomic region of Miscanthus floridulus cultivar M001 chromosome 3, ASM1932011v1, whole genome shotgun sequence contains the following coding sequences:
- the LOC136547271 gene encoding uncharacterized protein encodes MPLFFSKFAPLVPRVRRLSTAAATAAGEDPKLSRIADELLALSPAELDDYAALLRLKLRLSLTSSTAAGASPAGAGDAAAGAEEAAAAVKTAFDVKIEKYEAAAKIKIIKEVRAVTDLGLKEAKELVEKAPVVVRAGLPKEEAEALAAKLKAAGAAVALE; translated from the coding sequence ATGCCACTCTTCTTCTCCAAATTCGCACCATTGGTCCCCCGCGTCCGCCGCCTCTCCACCGCCGCGGCGACAGCCGCCGGCGAGGATCCTAAGCTGTCGCGAATCGCGGATGAGCTCCTCGCCCTATCCCCCGCCGAGCTGGACGACTATGCGGCGCTCCTGCGCCTCAAGCTCCGCCTCTCGCTCACCTCCAGCACAGCTGCTGGAGCCTCTCCGGCCGGGGCCGGGGACGCCGCGGCTGGAGCCgaggaggccgcggcggcggtgAAGACGGCGTTCGACGTGAAGATCGAGAAGTACGAGGCCGCAGCGAAGATAAAGATCATCAAGGAGGTGCGCGCGGTAACGGACCTGGGTCTGAAGGAGGCAAAGGAGCTCGTAGAGAAGGCGCCCGTCGTGGTGCGCGCGGGGTTGCCCAAAGAGGAGGCAGAGGCGCTCGCCGCCAAGCTCAAGGCCGCCGGTGCCGCCGTAGCACTCGAGTGA
- the LOC136542641 gene encoding uncharacterized protein, with protein sequence MSTYPVLNNRPIDQWTVTEFKDELERRYLPVSGLKDDLLKRLFEAMQDEILDSEGKATVVTSPPEEPDGGETPGSIVASVNQASIEQHVDKGASEVVKQGADLVISVTEAYDESTFATSEVTLEAVVGTAEASQKSLDAVAEVESSLVDTAATDETNGDGLDSASSGNTIVKEANPHSKGHDDTIEKTPEDGTNKKMAVDDEPSDLTGSDIKLGLDVHSKILKLEDELAPPDMKLHSHREDSDDVAVAEPEDDTSKK encoded by the coding sequence ATGTCGACATATCCTGTATTGAACAACAGACCAATTGATCAGTGGACGGTTACGGAGTTTAAGGATGAGCTTGAGCGAAGGTATCTGCCTGTCAGTGGTCTGAAGGATGATCTTTTGAAGAGGCTCTTTGAGGCCATGCAGGATGAGATACTTGATAGTGAGGGAAAAGCAACTGTTGTAACTTCCCCTCCTGAGGAACCGGATGGAGGTGAAACTCCTGGTTCCATTGTTGCATCTGTTAACCAGGCTTCAATTGAGCAACATGTTGATAAAGGTGCTTCTGAGGTTGTGAAACAGGGGGCAGATCTTGTTATCTCTGTTACAGAAGCTTATGATGAAAGTACATTTGCTACTTCAGAAGTTACTCTGGAGGCTGTGGTTGGTACTGCAGAAGCTAGTCAGAAAAGTTTGGATGCTGTTGCAGAAGTTGAGTCTTCTCTAGTCGATACAGCTGCAACTGATGAAACCAATGGTGATGGTCTAGATTCAGCTTCAAGTGGTAATACTATAGTGAAGGAAGCAAATCCACACTCTAAAGGTCATGACGATACTATCGAGAAGACCCCAGAAGATGGCACCAATAAGAAAATGGCTGTTGATGATGAACCTTCTGATCTTACTGGTAGTGACATCAAGTTGGGCCTCGATGTGCACAGCAAGATTCTAAAACTGGAAGATGAACTCGCACCTCCTGATATGAAATTGCATAGTCATCGTGAGGATTCTGATGATGTTGCAGTTGCTGAGCCAGAAGATGACACAAGCAAAAAATGA